Proteins encoded by one window of Mercenaria mercenaria strain notata chromosome 4, MADL_Memer_1, whole genome shotgun sequence:
- the LOC123550888 gene encoding nephrocystin-3-like isoform X1, whose amino-acid sequence METSEDDFDVDVEADFIGRETDLKKIYKAWGKHRIFGIFGLRSVGKSRLVKEFLTRNKSKEDVIVNVDVKPLSNISSLYSHICIKLGIGTEATAHESDRWIHHIVSELVKRSEENLILVFDNTEDYQEFKGTATRDSFLSLCAHVIKKCSNVKIILTSTTRVQFAGLGHAYFSYKVLPLKRTETSRLLRSMTSGTDLGDYEDSIVKLSEGLPLLILMIGSELTVDDGMLTPEDIVECLLTSRLKTLSREFYPKEDRVADVYKDFIDRLAERYRENLTILEYIPGAFNVDQVKQLLDAETEAIVKHDTLKPILGRHFLSYDPTTRRFNIQGILRECLQSYYTIKNLPEVRARYCKIFTAVMVNISKRIGTTQYTEAMAEFTLEHPNLQKLLTDVKHTRQDTYHFFIKIATDCTVLVDQFMAGDGEDFYQGCMRIANMYGKDRDRANVHIAVGSLYTNIKGPGTAKQGHLVRGADNYDSAIAVFEKYGKSLRLATAYQRKGWNLLSQGKNLEAVKFLKKAFGLSVSSGKEYQSILLQSLNSLGLTNAVLGRFEEAEKYHFESLKRRKEIQGEDHPFVGACLNNIGIMYYQKGDSHKALKFYEEGLEIKRKSAAPVTSLVNSLSNTANMYSETGNSKKAHVLLDEATELLNKEKVPCRDSTALIYDTKGKVYRREGAFKFAEDVFQKAVDVRKEISEENVVYLESLVHLANISKRQGNYVSCIKISNKALTIKEKAEIAMPQHPFIKECLECLAEVYKKTDDKVKYKETLEKLESELIRLETVHLDHGNEKDLFKVRTQIREIKAELEMAS is encoded by the exons ATGGAAACATCTGAAGATGATTTTGACGTTGATGTTGAAGCCGACTTTATTGGGAGAGAGACCGACTTGAAGAAGATATATAAAGCTTGGGGCAAACACAGAATATTTGGAATATTCGGACTAAGATCAGTAGGCAAGTCACGATTAGTGAAAGAGTTCTTAACTCGCAACAAGTCAAAGGAAGACGTTATTGTAAATGTGGATGTGAAACCACTCTCGAATATCAGTTCGCTATATTCCCACATATGCATAAAACTTGGTATTGGAACAGAGGCAACTGCACATGAGTCTGACAGATGGATACATCACATTGTTAGTGAGCTTGTAAAAAGGTCCGAAGAAAATCTTATCCTTGTATTTGACAATACCGAAGACTACCAAGAGTTTAAAGGTACAGCTACCCGAGACTCCTTTCTGTCACTTTGTGCACATGTCatcaaaaaatgttcaaatgtcaAGATCATTCTTACATCAACTACAAGAGTTCAGTTTGCTGGACTGGGACACGCTTACTTTAGCTACAAGGTTTTGCCTTTAAAGCGAACAGAAACAAGCCGATTGTTAAG ATCAATGACTTCGGGAACCGATCTTGGAGACTATGAAGATTCTATTGTAAAGCTAAGCGAGGGCTTGCCGCTGTTGATACTGATGATAGGTTCTGAACTGACGGTGGATGACGGAATGCTTACACCTGAGGATATTGTGGAATGCCTACTGACGAGCCGGCTCAAAACTTTGAGTAGAGAATTTTATCCAAAAGAGGACAGAGTCG CTGATGTGTACAAAGACTTCATAGATCGACTGGCTGAAAGGTACAGAGAAAACCTCACTATTCTAGAGTATATTCCAGGAGCATTTAATGTGGACCAAGTTAAACAACTTCTTG ATGCTGAAACAGAGGCAATAGTGAAACATGACACGCTAAAACCAATTCTTGGGCGACATTTTCTGAGTTACGATCCAACAACTCGACGATTCAATATACAGGGGATATTGAGAGAATGTCTTCAGTCGTACTACACTATAAAAAATCTACCAG AAGTCAGAGCTAGATACTGCAAGATCTTCACGGCCGTAATGGTGAACATATCTAAACGCATTGGCACTACACAGTACACAGAGGCAATGGCGGAATTCACACTGGAGCACCCAAACCTGCAGAAACTATTGACAGATGTGAAACATACAAGACAAGACACCTATCACTTCTTCATAAAGATTGCAACTGATTGCACGGTATTAGTTGATCAGTTTATGGCAG GTGATGGTGAAGACTTTTACCAAGGTTGTATGAGGATTGCAAACATGTACGGTAAAGACAGAGATAGAGCAAACGTCCATATTGCTGTTGGCAGTCTTTACACGAATATAAAG GGTCCAGGCACTGCGAAACAA GGACATTTGGTACGAGGGGCAGATAATTACGACTCAGCCAtagctgtttttgagaaatatggcAAGTCTCTGCGGCTAGCGACAGCATATCAAAGAAAAGGCTGGAATTTACTCTCCCAAGGCAAAAACTTAGAGGCAGTAAA gtttttgaAGAAAGCTTTTGGTTTGTCAGTTTCTTCTGGGAAAGAATACCAGTCAATACTTCTGCAATCTCTGAACAGTCTAGGCCTCACCAACGCAGTCTTAG GACGTTTCGAGGAAGCGGAAAAGTATCATTTTGAAAGTCTTAAACGACGAAAGGAAATCCAAGGAGAAGATCATCCCTTTGTTGGAGCCTGTTTAAACAATATAGGCATAATGTATTACCAGAAAGGAGACTCACATAAAGCCCTAAAATTCTACGAAGAAGGCCTCGAGATAAAGAGGAAATCTGCGGCACCTGTGACATCACTTGTAAATTCCCTGAGTAACACAGCTAATATGTACAGCGAAACAGGAAACTCTAAGAAAGCCCACGTACTGCTAGATGAGGCAACGGAACTACTGAACAAGGAAAAAGTTCCATGTAGAGACTCTACTGCTCTGATATATGATACAAAAGGCAAAGTGTATAGGCGTGAAGGTGCCTTCAAGTTTGCAGAGGATGTGTTCCAAAAGGCTGTAGATGTAAGGAAAGAAATATCAGAAGAAAATGTAGTATACTTGGAAAGTTTGGTACACTTAGCTAATATAAGTAAACGTCAAGGAAATTACGTTTCTTGTATAAAAATTTCCAACAAGGCTCTTACAATAAAGGAAAAGGCCGAAATTGCAATGCCACAACACCCATTTATCAAAGAGTGTTTAGAATGCTTAGCGGAAGTCTACAAGAAAACAGATGATAAAGTCAAGTACAAGGAAACACTTGAAAAACTTGAATCAGAACTTATTCGTCTTGAAACAGTTCACCTTGATCACGGGAACGAAAAAGACCTATTTAAAGTCAGAACTCAAATACGTGAAATCAAAGCTGAACTGGAAATGGCTTCATAA
- the LOC123550888 gene encoding nephrocystin-3-like isoform X2 produces the protein METSEDDFDVDVEADFIGRETDLKKIYKAWGKHRIFGIFGLRSVGKSRLVKEFLTRNKSKEDVIVNVDVKPLSNISSLYSHICIKLGIGTEATAHESDRWIHHIVSELVKRSEENLILVFDNTEDYQEFKGTATRDSFLSLCAHVIKKCSNVKIILTSTTRVQFAGLGHAYFSYKVLPLKRTETSRLLRSMTSGTDLGDYEDSIVKLSEGLPLLILMIGSELTVDDGMLTPEDIVECLLTSRLKTLSREFYPKEDRVADVYKDFIDRLAERYRENLTILEYIPGAFNVDQVKQLLDAETEAIVKHDTLKPILGRHFLSYDPTTRRFNIQGILRECLQSYYTIKNLPEVRARYCKIFTAVMVNISKRIGTTQYTEAMAEFTLEHPNLQKLLTDVKHTRQDTYHFFIKIATDCTVLVDQFMAGDGEDFYQGCMRIANMYGKDRDRANVHIAVGSLYTNIKGHLVRGADNYDSAIAVFEKYGKSLRLATAYQRKGWNLLSQGKNLEAVKFLKKAFGLSVSSGKEYQSILLQSLNSLGLTNAVLGRFEEAEKYHFESLKRRKEIQGEDHPFVGACLNNIGIMYYQKGDSHKALKFYEEGLEIKRKSAAPVTSLVNSLSNTANMYSETGNSKKAHVLLDEATELLNKEKVPCRDSTALIYDTKGKVYRREGAFKFAEDVFQKAVDVRKEISEENVVYLESLVHLANISKRQGNYVSCIKISNKALTIKEKAEIAMPQHPFIKECLECLAEVYKKTDDKVKYKETLEKLESELIRLETVHLDHGNEKDLFKVRTQIREIKAELEMAS, from the exons ATGGAAACATCTGAAGATGATTTTGACGTTGATGTTGAAGCCGACTTTATTGGGAGAGAGACCGACTTGAAGAAGATATATAAAGCTTGGGGCAAACACAGAATATTTGGAATATTCGGACTAAGATCAGTAGGCAAGTCACGATTAGTGAAAGAGTTCTTAACTCGCAACAAGTCAAAGGAAGACGTTATTGTAAATGTGGATGTGAAACCACTCTCGAATATCAGTTCGCTATATTCCCACATATGCATAAAACTTGGTATTGGAACAGAGGCAACTGCACATGAGTCTGACAGATGGATACATCACATTGTTAGTGAGCTTGTAAAAAGGTCCGAAGAAAATCTTATCCTTGTATTTGACAATACCGAAGACTACCAAGAGTTTAAAGGTACAGCTACCCGAGACTCCTTTCTGTCACTTTGTGCACATGTCatcaaaaaatgttcaaatgtcaAGATCATTCTTACATCAACTACAAGAGTTCAGTTTGCTGGACTGGGACACGCTTACTTTAGCTACAAGGTTTTGCCTTTAAAGCGAACAGAAACAAGCCGATTGTTAAG ATCAATGACTTCGGGAACCGATCTTGGAGACTATGAAGATTCTATTGTAAAGCTAAGCGAGGGCTTGCCGCTGTTGATACTGATGATAGGTTCTGAACTGACGGTGGATGACGGAATGCTTACACCTGAGGATATTGTGGAATGCCTACTGACGAGCCGGCTCAAAACTTTGAGTAGAGAATTTTATCCAAAAGAGGACAGAGTCG CTGATGTGTACAAAGACTTCATAGATCGACTGGCTGAAAGGTACAGAGAAAACCTCACTATTCTAGAGTATATTCCAGGAGCATTTAATGTGGACCAAGTTAAACAACTTCTTG ATGCTGAAACAGAGGCAATAGTGAAACATGACACGCTAAAACCAATTCTTGGGCGACATTTTCTGAGTTACGATCCAACAACTCGACGATTCAATATACAGGGGATATTGAGAGAATGTCTTCAGTCGTACTACACTATAAAAAATCTACCAG AAGTCAGAGCTAGATACTGCAAGATCTTCACGGCCGTAATGGTGAACATATCTAAACGCATTGGCACTACACAGTACACAGAGGCAATGGCGGAATTCACACTGGAGCACCCAAACCTGCAGAAACTATTGACAGATGTGAAACATACAAGACAAGACACCTATCACTTCTTCATAAAGATTGCAACTGATTGCACGGTATTAGTTGATCAGTTTATGGCAG GTGATGGTGAAGACTTTTACCAAGGTTGTATGAGGATTGCAAACATGTACGGTAAAGACAGAGATAGAGCAAACGTCCATATTGCTGTTGGCAGTCTTTACACGAATATAAAG GGACATTTGGTACGAGGGGCAGATAATTACGACTCAGCCAtagctgtttttgagaaatatggcAAGTCTCTGCGGCTAGCGACAGCATATCAAAGAAAAGGCTGGAATTTACTCTCCCAAGGCAAAAACTTAGAGGCAGTAAA gtttttgaAGAAAGCTTTTGGTTTGTCAGTTTCTTCTGGGAAAGAATACCAGTCAATACTTCTGCAATCTCTGAACAGTCTAGGCCTCACCAACGCAGTCTTAG GACGTTTCGAGGAAGCGGAAAAGTATCATTTTGAAAGTCTTAAACGACGAAAGGAAATCCAAGGAGAAGATCATCCCTTTGTTGGAGCCTGTTTAAACAATATAGGCATAATGTATTACCAGAAAGGAGACTCACATAAAGCCCTAAAATTCTACGAAGAAGGCCTCGAGATAAAGAGGAAATCTGCGGCACCTGTGACATCACTTGTAAATTCCCTGAGTAACACAGCTAATATGTACAGCGAAACAGGAAACTCTAAGAAAGCCCACGTACTGCTAGATGAGGCAACGGAACTACTGAACAAGGAAAAAGTTCCATGTAGAGACTCTACTGCTCTGATATATGATACAAAAGGCAAAGTGTATAGGCGTGAAGGTGCCTTCAAGTTTGCAGAGGATGTGTTCCAAAAGGCTGTAGATGTAAGGAAAGAAATATCAGAAGAAAATGTAGTATACTTGGAAAGTTTGGTACACTTAGCTAATATAAGTAAACGTCAAGGAAATTACGTTTCTTGTATAAAAATTTCCAACAAGGCTCTTACAATAAAGGAAAAGGCCGAAATTGCAATGCCACAACACCCATTTATCAAAGAGTGTTTAGAATGCTTAGCGGAAGTCTACAAGAAAACAGATGATAAAGTCAAGTACAAGGAAACACTTGAAAAACTTGAATCAGAACTTATTCGTCTTGAAACAGTTCACCTTGATCACGGGAACGAAAAAGACCTATTTAAAGTCAGAACTCAAATACGTGAAATCAAAGCTGAACTGGAAATGGCTTCATAA
- the LOC123550890 gene encoding tubulin alpha-1A chain-like produces MRECISIHVGQAGVQIGNACWELYCLEHGIQPDGQMPSDKTIGGGDDSFNTFFSETGAGKHVPRAAFVDLEPTVVDEVRTGTYRQLFHPEQLITGKEDAANNYARGHYTIGKEIVDLVLDRIRKLADQCTGLQGFLVFHSFGGGTGSGFTSLLMERLSVDYGKKSKLEFSIYPAPQVSTAVVEPYNSILTTHTTLEHSDCAFMVDNEAIYDICRRNLDIERPTYTNLNRLIGQIVSSITASLRFDGALNVDLTEFQTNLVPYPRIHFPLATYSPVISAEKAYHEQLSVAEVTNACFEPANQMVKCDPRHGKYMACCMLYRGDVVPKDVNAAIATIKTKRTIQFVDWCPTGFKVGINYQPPTVVPGGDLAKVQRAVCMLSNTTAIAEAWARLDHKFDLMYAKRAFVHWYVGEGMEEGEFSEAREDLAALEKDYEEVGVDSAENGEGDEQEEEEY; encoded by the exons ATG CGTGAATGCATCTCAATTCATGTCGGTCAAGCCGGGGTCCAGATTGGAAATGCCTGCTGGGAGCTATATTGTCTCGAACACGGGATACAGCCCGATGGTCAAATGCCGAGTGACAAGACTATTGGTGGCGGAGACGACTCGTTTAACACATTTTTCAGTGAGACTGGAGCCGGCAAACACGTGCCAAGAGCTGCCTTTGTAGACCTTGAACCAACAGTTGTAG ATGAAGTTCGCACCGGTACATATCGACAATTATTTCACCCAGAACAACTGATAACCGGCAAAGAAGACGCCGCAAATAACTATGCTCGAGGCCATTACACCATTGGTAAAGAGATTGTGGATCTTGTGTTGGACAGGATCCGGAAACTTGCTGATCAATGCACCGGTCTTCAAGGTTTTTTGGTGTTCCATAGCTTTGGTGGCGGAACAGGGTCTGGTTTTACGTCCTTACTGATGGAGCGTTTGTCAGTCGACTATGGAAAGAAATCAAAGCTCGAGTTTTCAATTTATCCGGCTCCGCAAGTTTCAACTGCCGTTGTGGAACCTTACAACTCTATTCTTACCACGCATACGACTCTGGAACACTCTGACTGCGCCTTCATGGTCGATAATGAAGCTATTTACGACATTTGCCGACGTAACCTAGATATTGAGCGTCCGACATATACCAATTTGAATCGTCTTATCGGTCAAATTGTGAGTTCAATCACAGCTTCCTTAAGATTTGACGGCGCTCTGAACGTTGACCTGACCGAATTCCAAACGAATCTTGTACCTTATCCCAGAATTCACTTTCCGTTGGCTACATACTCTCCAGTCATCTCCGCCGAAAAGGCATACCATGAGCAGCTCTCCGTTGCCGAGGTTACCAATGCTTGTTTTGAACCGGCTAATCAGATGGTGAAGTGTGATCCACGACACGGGAAGTACATGGCTTGCTGCATGCTCTACCGCGGGGACGTCGTTCCCAAGGACGTCAATGCTGCCATTGCTACAAtcaagacaaaacgaacaatacAGTTTGTTGACTGGTGTCCAACCGGATTTAAAGTTGGGATCAACTACCAACCACCAACTGTTGTCCCAGGTGGGGACCTTGCCAAGGTGCAGCGGGCCGTTTGTATGTTGAGCAATACTACTGCTATCGCTGAGGCATGGGCTCGTCTTGACCATAAATTTGATTTGATGTATGCAAAAAGAGCTTTTGTCCATTG GTACGTAGGAGAAGGTATGGAGGAAGGCGAGTTCTCGGAGGCCCGAGAGGATCTCGCTGCTCTCGAAAAAGACTACGAAGAAGTCGGTGTGGACTCAGCCGAAAACGGCGAAGGAGACGagcaagaagaagaagaatattgA
- the LOC123552631 gene encoding antifreeze protein Maxi-like: MQADKAIYFLYRVRSSSGGGRGSIRCRSNFSGGSSSNISTGSGNGRHYSRSGSSISSTIEAAAEVSAAVAAANGNSGSSISGSSINSSSADVSGAVVASVSAAVAAAESAAAMSAVSSAAVSAVAVSAAAVSTATVAAVSAAAMAVGSSAAVVSAAVVAALSAAALAYQKYQQQYQEQHHQQQHWQYAAAVSVAAVAAVSGAAAVSAAAAAAAAVVTETAVAAKSAAQQRSRISSCCSSSGI, from the exons ATGCAAGCCGATAAAGCTATTTACTTCCTTTACA gagtccgtagtagtagtggtggtggtagggGGAGTATACGCTGTAGGAGTAACTTtagtggtggtagtagtagtaataTTAGTACTGGTAGTGGTAATGGTAGACATTATAGTAGAAGTGGTAGTAGTATTAGTAGTACTA TAGAAGCAGCAGCAGAAGTATCAGCCGCCGTAGCGGCAGCAAACGGCAACAGTGGCAGCAGTATCAGTGGCAGCAGTATCAACAGCAGCAGTGCAGATGTATCAGGAGCAGTAGTGGCATCAGTATCAGCAGCGGTGGCGGCAGCAGAATCAGCAGCAGCAATGTCAGCAGTATCATCGGCAGCAGTATCAGCAGTAGCAGTGTCAGCAGCAGCAGTATCAACAGCAACAGTGGCAGCAGTATCAGCGGCAGCAATGGCAGTAGGATCATCAGCGGCAGTAGTATCAGCAGCAGTAGTGGCAGCATTATCAGCAGCAGCATTGGCA tatcaGAAGTATCAGCAGCAGTATCAGGAGCagcatcatcagcagcagcattgGCAGTATGCGGCAGCAGTATCAGTAGCAGCAGTGGCAGCAGTATCAGGAGCAGCAGCtgtatcagcagcagcagcagcagcagcggcAGTAGTAACAGAAACAGCAGTGGCAGCAAAATCAGCAGCACAACAGCGCAGCAGAATCAGCAGCTGCTGTAGTAGCAGCGGTATTTGA